Within Chaetodon auriga isolate fChaAug3 chromosome 7, fChaAug3.hap1, whole genome shotgun sequence, the genomic segment CTTCCTATTGGTaaacaaagcagcagtcctTCTCATTACGGGCTTTTTATAGatcagaacagacagaaatgtacaCTGCACATCCATCCGCTTTACTCTGAAGAAAAATTCATCTACAAGTCAAGATTTCAAACCCTGTACATTTCTGAAGTCTCACATCTGGGTGTAAAGTATTAGCCACTGCAGTGCTGTTGAGGATATCCCCTAGATGTCACATACATTAAACAGGAAAGACCATTTCAGTCACTCTAAAGACTGCATGACTGACTTTTCCCAGAGGCAGTTAGCAGTTTAACTGTCAAAATGACTTGGCTGATTTAGACTCCGTTCATTCAGTCCATCTTCTAAATAACTGCACTTTGTCGTACGACGAGAGACACACATAACTGTCCATAACCCATGACTGATGACTGAACACGCGTCGTTCCTAGAATCGGGTTTCCTGTActcatcctccctctcagctctctggTCCTACCCTGGGTTTTGTCACCAGATTCCCAAGTCGTTACGGCACAAACTGTACACTGTGCCTTTACAGCCTTGACGAGCGGGTCTAAATATAAGCCTTTCCGGAGTttcatacataaacaaaacatctcTGCGCTGAGAAAAATTACCTACCGACCACGTTTCCGCAGGGACGCGAATGCAAACAATGGTGTCGAAACAGGTACCAGTCTTCATAATTGGAAGGCGATCAAGAAGAGGGATATGAGTCATTGACATTTCAAGAAATACAAGTTATTACAGTTACATACAAAAGTCTAACGTGTGTGTGCAACTTTACTACAAATCAAACTGAATTCGGCACTGACACTCACCAGCTTTGACACCAAACACGCATGGAAGCAAAGAATTCTGTGGAGCAGATGTCTTGGTTTAGGAAGACATTCGAGACCATCAGCTGGTTTCTCCAAATGCTGCCATCTAACAAGTTTTGACAAATCGCGCGGCTCCAATACTGAACACTgccagcaaacaaacagcaggaaggAACAGCAGGTGTTGAAGACATATTTTAAAGTAATATGACAAGCGGGGATGTCAGATGTCTCAATGTTGATTTAATATGTATCTGACACATTGAAATAAATTCCACACACCTTATTTTCCACAAATTACTTGATCCAAACACCAACTACGACTAGATACAGCTACAGAAACGTGGTTGTACAGTGCTCCAGAGTGATGCTTCTTCTGCCTCATAAACACTCTCCGGCTGAATGCAGACACTAGTTTGAaggaagcacacacacctgacaacagccacattttattttgagcTGCCATCCAAGAATTTACTAACAACAATTAGCAGCAGCTGATATGACCTGCTACTGTCGGcgtttgtcattttaactggtgaaagtgatgaaatgaaaggCTGTCAGATGAATTTTTTAGTCAATCGTGTGTGACCGCGTCATTTCTCACAAATTGAGTGAaactgcgtgtttgtgtgtgtgtgtgtgtgtgtcactgttgtGCAACTTACGATCTAGTCCATTGACGTAGCGAATAGATACTTCACAGTGCCCCCACACAGCACTGACGATGGGATACAGTCTCTTGCCTTTCAGCCCTCTGAAAGCTACTCCCAGGTACTGTCCGTCCACCATGAAGCTCAGCGTTCCTTCGTCCATGTCTAGTATTATTGTCAGAGAGTCTGGGAGCACAAATGACTCGTCTGGCTCCAGGAAACAGGGGTACGTGGGCGCCAACGTGGAAGCGGGCCGGTTCTTTCCATCGTGGTAGAGTCTGTTCCGACCCAGGTCCCAGCCCCACGACTCAGAGTCTGAGCCCACCAAGGCCGTGTAGCCCACTGAGTGTAAAGATGCTTCGGCGGTGGCCACGCCGACGACCGCGTGCGTGCCTCTCTGTCTGGCCGGCCAGTGGATCCTCCAAACATGGAGGCCCCTGGTGTAGCCCACCTTCCCGCGGATACAGTCTGTGCTCTGTGCCACTGGATGTCGATGAAACGTCAGCTTGTCGTCCTCTTTGACAAAGACATTGAGTGATCGGTCATCCGGGTTCCAGGCGTGGCGAAGCTGGACCTCAGAGCTGGCCGATGGCATGTCCAGCAGTAAGTCCAGCCGGGGGGGCCGACAGAAATCCGGGCCCCGCAGTTCGCGACGTACCGGACGATATGAGGGTTCCCCGCGTACATCCACTGATTTGATACTGCCAGAGATCTTCTGGCCCATGGCTGGGTGGGTCCAAGGGAGGAagggacagaggggagggaaaTGGATGGACCAAGGGTGGTAATGAGGGGGGGTAGATCCTGACGCTACCTCATGGGCGCAATGGTAACACAGTGGGTCCTGAGTGGAAGGGTGCTgttgggcacacacacactgtcttcagCCAGGGGGAACCACACTCCtgaaacacacaatgaaaacattatGCATCTAATGTCCACTGTTAAACTGTCAGTAATGACTAAGCAGACAGGACACAGTGACTCAGCACAATATTACTCCAGGGTAAATGTCTGATGCCAGTTTCAAGATGATGCAGACCACAAAGGATATTTCTTAAATAAAATCTTTTGATCCAAATGTAACTAGAAACTCACAGTGTCAGGCCAGGAATATTATACGCTCAGTTAAAAGGGGACTGCACTTGGCGCTTCACGCTTCAGAACTGCAATGATTCATCgtttgaaaaaaaatccaaaattgGTGATTCCAGCCTTGAAAATGTGAGGATTagatgttttcatcattttattacAAAGAAATGTTCATACCATGCCAGTGTGTGCAAACTGTTTGTACCAAACCTATAACCAGCATTTAGTGAAACTGCACATCACTGGATtcttgatgacatcaccagggACTCGCGGAAACTGATGGGTATCTTTTTTACTGTTCTCTGGTGTTTTCTAGACTAAGCAATTATACTTGGAAAAACACTTtcaattaaaactgaaaataactgGTAGCTACAGCCCTATTCGGCTTCTAAAACACAAGACTTGTTTCATATGTATgtgcatcaaacacacagacgagCCAAAATATGGCATCACCAACACTGGCTTCCAGCCAGAGCTGTGGAGTGAAGGGGaaatgacaggagaggagaaatgaaggaTGAACTTCTCTTCACTTCTGGTGTTGCTGTCGGAAACCATTTCCTGTCTTCAGTTGTCAGTCTAGcatgtagaaaaacacacacttgagtTTCTCTGTGTGCCAGTGCATGTGCTCTTCATCCCTCTACACATTGACAGTTATGTGAAAAGCATCCAATGGACATGTGAGCTGGCTCTGACTGCCATTTACACTGAACACTAACAGCCAACAAGCTGAGAAGATGAGACCTACTAATACCAACCACAGCTCTCACTTACATGTAGTCTCCTTCATAGACCACCCCATAAGGCCTGTGTTTTTTTCAAGATGGATACCAACTATcgcctctctgacacacacacgcacccactCAACCATTTATGCACTAAGGCAAGGCATACTGAACAAAAGCCTTTCGGGCTTAGTGCCCTTTAGGTGAAACAAACCCTCTGACAATGAaatacaaagagacaaagagaggattCGCTGAAACTTGGTGCTGAATTCCTCTGAATACAGTCATGCAGTGTGCACTCCCCAGCCAATCCCTTCTTCACCGAGCAAACAAACGCCATGCAATTCATATTTT encodes:
- the LOC143323846 gene encoding SPRY domain-containing SOCS box protein 4-like; translated protein: MGQKISGSIKSVDVRGEPSYRPVRRELRGPDFCRPPRLDLLLDMPSASSEVQLRHAWNPDDRSLNVFVKEDDKLTFHRHPVAQSTDCIRGKVGYTRGLHVWRIHWPARQRGTHAVVGVATAEASLHSVGYTALVGSDSESWGWDLGRNRLYHDGKNRPASTLAPTYPCFLEPDESFVLPDSLTIILDMDEGTLSFMVDGQYLGVAFRGLKGKRLYPIVSAVWGHCEVSIRYVNGLDPEPLPLMDLCRRVARLALGRERIHHIDTLPLPQTLKNYLQYQ